The Aigarchaeota archaeon genome contains a region encoding:
- a CDS encoding HTH domain-containing protein, which produces MPKIRGWKDDMVCPECGNSALITDAKSGEVSCPVCGYVILERDVDWGPEWRNIDEEDESRSRVGAPLSIMYRDHGLSTVIEKVDEDAAGRKLPKEVKEKMLRLKKLDAISQVNTSETRNLQQAVNILEIYVDKLHLSKAVAERAMLIYRNALKAGLVRGRSIRSIMAAATYAACRMMDTPRDLREFEKAYPVVKRKTIAQGYRLLLKHLNLKVPVADPKIYLYKIASKLGLEEKVVQEAIKVLASASSKGATVGKDPVGMAAAALYMACQETGQNVTQKDIAKAAGVTEVTVRNRFKGLKDILEDVTSTQTPATS; this is translated from the coding sequence ATGCCAAAGATAAGGGGCTGGAAAGACGATATGGTCTGTCCAGAATGTGGAAATTCGGCTTTAATAACTGACGCTAAGAGTGGCGAAGTAAGCTGCCCAGTCTGTGGTTACGTCATACTTGAGAGAGATGTTGATTGGGGTCCTGAATGGAGGAATATAGACGAAGAGGACGAGAGTCGTAGTAGAGTTGGCGCACCGCTTTCTATAATGTATAGAGACCATGGGTTATCGACAGTTATCGAAAAAGTGGACGAGGATGCAGCGGGAAGGAAACTCCCCAAGGAAGTTAAGGAGAAAATGCTTAGACTCAAGAAGCTTGATGCGATATCGCAAGTTAACACATCCGAGACTAGGAACCTTCAGCAAGCAGTAAATATCCTTGAAATATACGTTGACAAGTTACACCTATCGAAGGCGGTTGCGGAAAGAGCCATGCTAATATATAGAAATGCGTTGAAGGCCGGTCTTGTTCGGGGAAGGTCAATAAGATCCATAATGGCCGCGGCGACTTATGCGGCATGTAGAATGATGGACACGCCAAGGGACTTAAGGGAGTTTGAGAAAGCTTATCCTGTAGTAAAGAGGAAGACGATAGCTCAGGGTTACCGTCTACTTCTGAAGCACTTGAATCTCAAGGTACCTGTTGCCGACCCTAAGATCTACCTATACAAGATAGCATCAAAGCTAGGCTTGGAGGAAAAAGTCGTCCAGGAGGCTATCAAGGTACTGGCATCTGCATCTTCAAAAGGCGCAACCGTAGGGAAAGACCCAGTAGGTATGGCGGCAGCGGCGCTCTATATGGCATGCCAGGAGACAGGTCAGAACGTAACCCAGAAGGATATAGCAAAGGCAGCTGGTGTAACAGAAGTAACGGTCCGTAACAGGTTCAAGGGTTTGAAGGACATCCTGGAAGATGTGACCTCCACACAAACCCCTGCCACCAGTTAA
- a CDS encoding N-acetyltransferase, with protein sequence MFVSKRAIVKGHLCYGCYVFGSSYVGDNTFIDANVVVGYPSRGKLLKAGFENQKVLEVLDGLSNGAKIGDGCIIRCGTIIYEDVKIGNRVETGHNVLIRSASQVGDNCIIGTGAQLDGSVRVGNNVKIESMVYLPHLTEIGNDVFLGPGVKVTNDLYPPSKRLIGVRIEDGASIGCGAILLAGITIGKGAVVAAGAVVTRDVPPGVVVKGIPARLHTSKDEFLKKKYDYETKGS encoded by the coding sequence ATGTTCGTCTCGAAAAGGGCAATCGTAAAGGGCCACCTCTGCTATGGTTGTTATGTGTTCGGTAGCAGTTACGTTGGTGATAATACATTCATTGATGCCAATGTTGTGGTGGGTTACCCTTCTAGAGGTAAGCTCCTAAAAGCAGGATTCGAAAATCAAAAAGTGCTTGAAGTTTTGGACGGTTTAAGCAACGGTGCCAAAATAGGTGACGGGTGCATCATAAGATGCGGTACCATAATATACGAAGATGTAAAGATAGGAAACCGTGTGGAAACGGGCCACAATGTTCTAATAAGGTCTGCTTCACAAGTAGGCGATAATTGTATCATAGGTACGGGTGCTCAACTTGATGGTTCCGTAAGAGTCGGTAACAACGTCAAGATTGAGTCAATGGTATACTTACCTCATTTAACCGAAATCGGTAATGATGTATTTTTAGGACCGGGCGTAAAGGTGACGAACGATCTGTATCCGCCAAGTAAAAGGCTAATTGGGGTGCGTATAGAAGACGGTGCTTCGATAGGATGCGGAGCAATTTTGCTAGCTGGCATAACTATCGGAAAAGGGGCGGTTGTTGCCGCTGGTGCTGTTGTTACAAGGGATGTTCCGCCGGGTGTTGTTGTTAAAGGCATACCTGCCAGACTGCACACAAGCAAGGACGAATTCCTAAAGAAGAAGTACGATTATGAAACCAAAGGTTCGTGA
- a CDS encoding translation initiation factor: protein MPDICPRCGLPISICACEVISREQQHVRVKLELRKWGKVSTIIEGLDGSKKDLMEITSKLKSACACGGALKDGIIILQGDHREKVKEILINMGIQPENIDVI from the coding sequence ATGCCGGATATCTGTCCGCGCTGTGGACTACCAATATCGATTTGCGCTTGCGAAGTGATAAGCCGTGAACAACAACATGTCAGAGTGAAATTAGAGCTGAGGAAATGGGGCAAAGTTTCTACCATTATAGAAGGTTTGGATGGTAGTAAGAAAGACCTAATGGAGATAACTTCGAAGTTAAAATCAGCATGCGCATGTGGTGGTGCCCTTAAGGACGGCATCATAATTCTTCAGGGCGATCATAGGGAAAAGGTAAAAGAAATTTTGATAAACATGGGCATACAACCTGAAAATATTGACGTAATTTAA
- a CDS encoding phospholipid carrier-dependent glycosyltransferase — protein sequence MLRKSSVEAEQMLYPKVFRLVMLRLNDIRGFFQKHFTIASLVAVILAIKLLILNIPSPSVSPDACMDVKSEGCGFIFDEAHYVPAVRKLMRGEAVNNEHPPLSKFIIMAGMLLLGDHIGNAAGWRIFIAIFGVVSVIMVGLIAWELSNRSSVSYIASLLFATDVMSFNLSSIAMLDAPAMTFSLIAIYFATKKRYILVGTFMGLSLLCKLSFLNVLCLILIIVILQSFREQTSKLNKISFLFKNVGKVSLLTAAVFLLGLWIYDYAYGAFQTPIEHIKFMLDYHARLKYTDPSEVDMPFSWINPISPFKPAPYYVETVKSDSAVYHPVAYWGIYSPLWWSIWILVPIYLYKLVLNIKRNQTIFNEVLILSWVAITYLPYFPIAHTLERWVFPFYFYATVPALAIGLCRFKEWGDWTRMLLVATMSAQLVWFFIWFPVKNDVYITILRFLNLPT from the coding sequence ATGTTACGAAAAAGCTCCGTTGAAGCTGAGCAGATGTTGTACCCCAAAGTTTTCCGTTTAGTAATGTTACGTCTTAATGATATACGCGGGTTTTTCCAAAAGCACTTTACTATAGCATCACTAGTAGCTGTGATTTTAGCTATTAAGTTGCTTATATTGAACATCCCGAGTCCTTCTGTGTCACCTGATGCGTGCATGGATGTTAAGAGTGAAGGTTGCGGTTTCATATTTGACGAGGCTCACTATGTCCCGGCAGTAAGAAAGCTGATGAGAGGTGAGGCGGTAAACAATGAGCACCCTCCCTTATCTAAGTTTATCATCATGGCAGGTATGTTGCTTCTTGGAGATCATATAGGCAACGCAGCCGGATGGAGAATCTTCATAGCAATTTTTGGTGTGGTGTCTGTAATTATGGTCGGCCTAATAGCCTGGGAACTTTCTAACAGAAGCTCAGTAAGCTACATAGCATCTCTGTTGTTTGCTACGGACGTGATGTCGTTTAACCTGAGCTCAATAGCCATGCTCGATGCACCTGCTATGACTTTTTCTCTTATCGCAATTTACTTCGCCACCAAAAAGAGATACATTTTAGTTGGAACGTTTATGGGTCTCTCCTTACTTTGTAAACTTAGCTTTCTGAACGTGCTTTGTCTTATATTAATAATAGTCATCTTGCAAAGTTTTAGGGAACAGACAAGTAAGTTAAACAAGATTTCGTTTTTGTTCAAGAATGTCGGTAAGGTGTCATTGTTAACAGCTGCAGTTTTTCTATTAGGGTTATGGATCTATGATTATGCATACGGTGCCTTTCAAACACCTATAGAGCATATTAAGTTCATGTTAGATTATCACGCCAGACTCAAATACACAGACCCGTCCGAGGTTGACATGCCCTTTTCATGGATAAATCCAATAAGTCCCTTCAAGCCCGCGCCCTATTACGTTGAGACAGTTAAGTCTGACTCTGCGGTTTACCATCCCGTTGCTTACTGGGGAATTTATAGTCCGCTATGGTGGTCTATATGGATCCTTGTTCCCATCTACCTTTACAAGCTGGTGTTAAACATAAAAAGGAACCAAACAATCTTTAATGAAGTACTAATCCTGAGCTGGGTAGCAATAACCTACTTACCATACTTTCCAATAGCGCACACCTTAGAACGTTGGGTTTTTCCGTTTTATTTTTATGCGACAGTGCCTGCTCTTGCGATCGGTTTATGCCGATTTAAGGAATGGGGCGATTGGACGAGAATGTTGTTGGTGGCAACGATGTCTGCTCAACTCGTTTGGTTTTTCATATGGTTCCCGGTGAAAAACGACGTTTACATAACGATACTAAGATTTTTAAATCTTCCTACATGA
- a CDS encoding 5,10-methylenetetrahydromethanopterin reductase, translated as MSSLTFKLSVEFTPKWHPFMLRDLAVLIDEFGFDTIWVSDHYHNRNVFITLSIMASATKHTKVGPGVLSPYLHHPAYIAQSILTLADLAKGRVVCGIGAGDFLSLTQLGLERSNPVSVVRDALLSIKRLLRGDSVNVCSSTFKLINAKLNFGEHDNIPIYVGAQGDNMLKMAAQFADGILVNFSDEDMLRYAHNLIYRTSLDVGRNPSNIDIVAHTTVSISDDILLAKKAALPYAAYILAGSNDAVLERLGISIEKASKIRSAIMRMNLQEAKSFVEEDVDAFVIYGTPSQVVEKLLTIRSLGYEHIVVGSPIGPELQKAIMLLTTEVLPRLRSEED; from the coding sequence GTGAGCTCCTTGACCTTTAAACTTTCCGTAGAGTTTACACCGAAGTGGCATCCCTTTATGCTTAGGGATTTAGCCGTACTGATCGATGAGTTTGGTTTTGACACGATCTGGGTCAGCGACCATTATCATAATAGAAACGTATTCATCACTTTATCCATTATGGCATCGGCTACCAAACATACCAAAGTAGGTCCTGGAGTACTAAGCCCATATCTACATCATCCAGCATACATAGCCCAGAGCATCTTGACTCTAGCGGATTTGGCAAAGGGCAGGGTTGTATGCGGTATAGGAGCTGGCGACTTCTTAAGTCTTACACAGCTAGGTCTCGAAAGGTCCAATCCAGTAAGTGTCGTAAGGGACGCGTTACTTTCTATAAAAAGACTATTGAGAGGAGATTCCGTTAACGTTTGCAGCTCCACGTTCAAGTTAATTAATGCAAAGCTAAACTTCGGAGAACATGATAACATTCCCATATACGTAGGTGCTCAGGGTGACAACATGCTTAAGATGGCGGCACAATTCGCCGACGGTATACTTGTAAACTTCTCCGACGAAGATATGCTGAGATATGCGCACAATCTAATATATCGTACGAGCTTGGACGTCGGGAGAAACCCATCGAATATCGATATAGTAGCCCATACAACCGTCTCAATTTCCGACGACATTCTACTTGCGAAAAAGGCAGCACTACCGTACGCCGCATACATACTCGCAGGTTCGAATGATGCAGTCCTCGAACGATTGGGCATAAGTATAGAAAAAGCATCGAAGATTAGATCGGCTATCATGCGTATGAATCTCCAAGAGGCTAAATCTTTTGTTGAGGAGGACGTTGATGCATTCGTAATTTATGGAACACCTAGCCAAGTAGTTGAAAAACTTCTCACCATACGGTCCCTTGGCTATGAACACATAGTCGTAGGCTCGCCAATTGGGCCTGAGCTACAAAAGGCCATAATGCTTTTGACTACAGAGGTATTACCAAGACTAAGAAGTGAAGAGGATTAA
- a CDS encoding tRNA uridine(34) 5-carboxymethylaminomethyl modification radical SAM/GNAT enzyme Elp3 — MIPKETSMKEFVKALMDKYREGVSVNVSRLKMSIAKELNLSYVPSNLEILSMVTEENERKLLARILRVKPVRTASGVSVVTVVTPPSRCPHGRCIYCPGGIEYSTPQSYTGEEAAIKLAAISSYDPYLQVKKKIETLHSMGHDVDKIEIIIIGGTFTAFPIDFQRYFLKRCVEAAIGLDAMTLEEVLARAESSSRRISGITVETRPDCVSLEQANALLEMGVTRVELGVQALDDEIYRICKRNHAVVDVINSTRLLKDLAFKVCYHIMPNLPGSSYEKDLKMFKEIFENPDFRPDMLKIYPTLVLPGTELYEIWREGKYRSYDDEELVALLCEWFSMVPPYVRVIRVQREIPLQLAAAGNRLYNLREIVEKRLKDMGRPCRCIRCREVGHKVLKEGIYPDMNSVELRTIKYEASNGLEYFLSYEDVKNDILLGFVRLRIPSEALRSELEGAALVRELHVYGQMTPVGDEPSDRSWQHKGFGSKLLSEVERISAEEGCRKVVVISGVGVREYYYKHGYVKEGPYVTKKLR, encoded by the coding sequence ATGATACCGAAGGAAACGTCAATGAAAGAGTTTGTGAAAGCCCTCATGGACAAGTATCGCGAAGGTGTTAGTGTTAACGTTTCAAGGCTTAAGATGTCCATCGCTAAAGAGCTTAACCTCAGTTATGTACCGTCAAACCTAGAGATCTTGAGTATGGTTACGGAGGAGAATGAGAGAAAGCTACTCGCCCGTATATTAAGAGTTAAACCTGTAAGAACTGCATCCGGCGTATCCGTAGTCACTGTCGTCACACCTCCGAGCAGATGTCCACACGGTAGGTGCATCTATTGTCCGGGAGGTATTGAATATAGTACGCCCCAGAGCTACACCGGTGAGGAAGCCGCCATAAAGTTGGCTGCCATAAGTTCTTATGATCCCTATCTTCAAGTGAAGAAAAAAATTGAGACTTTACACTCTATGGGTCACGACGTTGACAAGATCGAGATCATAATAATAGGCGGTACCTTTACGGCTTTCCCTATCGATTTTCAGCGCTATTTTCTGAAACGCTGTGTGGAAGCGGCAATCGGGTTGGATGCTATGACGCTCGAGGAGGTTTTAGCTAGGGCAGAGTCCAGCAGTAGGAGAATATCTGGAATTACTGTGGAGACAAGACCCGATTGTGTTTCGTTGGAACAGGCAAATGCTCTTCTCGAGATGGGTGTGACTAGAGTAGAGTTAGGTGTTCAGGCACTCGACGATGAAATCTACAGGATTTGTAAGAGAAATCATGCGGTCGTTGATGTTATCAACTCTACAAGGCTGCTGAAGGATTTAGCATTCAAAGTTTGCTACCATATCATGCCCAACTTACCAGGCTCAAGTTATGAGAAGGATCTTAAAATGTTCAAGGAGATATTTGAAAACCCTGACTTTAGACCAGATATGCTGAAAATTTATCCAACGTTAGTCCTTCCGGGTACCGAGCTTTATGAAATTTGGCGAGAAGGTAAGTATAGGTCTTACGACGATGAAGAGCTGGTCGCTCTTCTTTGTGAGTGGTTTAGCATGGTACCTCCTTACGTTAGGGTAATCAGGGTTCAGAGGGAGATACCGCTACAGTTGGCGGCTGCGGGGAACAGGTTATACAACTTAAGGGAAATAGTCGAAAAGAGATTAAAAGATATGGGCAGACCATGTAGATGCATAAGGTGTCGTGAGGTTGGTCATAAAGTCTTAAAAGAAGGAATATACCCTGATATGAATAGTGTAGAGTTAAGAACTATAAAGTATGAAGCGTCGAATGGTTTGGAATACTTCCTTTCGTACGAGGACGTGAAGAACGACATACTTCTTGGCTTCGTTAGGTTAAGAATACCATCGGAGGCTTTGAGGTCTGAGTTAGAGGGTGCGGCTCTGGTGAGGGAGCTACACGTGTATGGTCAGATGACGCCAGTAGGTGATGAACCGTCGGATAGAAGCTGGCAGCATAAAGGTTTCGGTTCAAAATTGCTTTCTGAGGTAGAAAGAATCTCAGCTGAAGAAGGGTGTAGAAAAGTTGTTGTAATAAGCGGCGTAGGCGTTAGAGAGTACTACTATAAGCATGGTTATGTAAAGGAAGGCCCTTATGTTACGAAAAAGCTCCGTTGA
- a CDS encoding methionine adenosyltransferase, with amino-acid sequence MNGNIIIEPLRHKPVSEHACEFVERKGLGHPDYIIDSACEAASVALSKYYLQNFGKILHHNVDKGLLVGGRATPRFGGGTVEVPIYILVAGRATVEVNTPTGKTKIPVEDIMTEAVKDFIKKNFRFLDAEKHVTIDFKVRQGSADLKAIVEASDEMPLANDTSFGVGYAPMTQLEKLVYTSERMINSKDFKREIPASGEDCKVMGLRIGKKIRLTVADGIVSSLTHSVDEYKATKEAIKDRVLDLASKYASDFDVEVYVNTADIFGKRPGEDIVYLTVTGTSAEAGDDGNTGRGNRVNGLITPNRQMSLEATAGKNPVSHVGKIYNVAAKLMAEKIYEETKGVEEVYVKILSQIGKPIDKPQVVSVEYIPSDGCSENSLNYEIAEIVNDGLRNIRDITRIVLEGKTILF; translated from the coding sequence ATGAACGGCAATATAATTATCGAACCACTGAGGCACAAGCCTGTTAGTGAGCATGCTTGTGAGTTCGTCGAACGGAAGGGTTTAGGTCACCCAGATTACATAATAGACTCTGCATGTGAAGCAGCAAGTGTGGCTCTTTCAAAATACTATCTGCAAAATTTTGGGAAAATCCTACATCATAACGTTGACAAGGGCCTACTGGTCGGAGGTAGGGCGACTCCAAGGTTTGGTGGTGGTACTGTTGAGGTGCCAATTTACATACTGGTGGCGGGTCGTGCAACGGTAGAGGTTAACACTCCAACCGGTAAGACGAAGATACCAGTAGAAGATATAATGACGGAGGCCGTCAAAGATTTTATCAAGAAGAACTTCAGGTTTCTTGATGCTGAAAAACACGTAACAATAGACTTCAAGGTGAGGCAGGGCTCAGCCGACCTTAAAGCGATCGTAGAGGCGTCCGACGAAATGCCTTTGGCAAACGATACTTCATTCGGTGTGGGCTACGCTCCTATGACTCAGTTGGAAAAACTTGTTTATACATCTGAAAGGATGATAAATTCAAAGGATTTCAAGAGAGAAATTCCTGCCAGCGGGGAGGACTGCAAAGTCATGGGTTTGCGGATAGGTAAGAAGATACGATTAACGGTTGCAGACGGTATAGTTAGTAGCCTTACGCATAGTGTAGATGAATACAAAGCAACGAAAGAAGCAATAAAGGACAGAGTGTTAGATCTGGCTTCAAAGTATGCTAGCGATTTTGATGTCGAAGTTTATGTAAACACAGCCGACATATTTGGTAAGCGTCCAGGAGAGGATATAGTATACCTAACAGTTACTGGAACTTCCGCAGAGGCTGGTGATGATGGTAACACGGGCAGAGGTAACAGAGTTAACGGTCTAATAACACCAAACAGACAAATGTCTTTGGAAGCGACTGCTGGAAAGAACCCCGTGTCACATGTAGGGAAGATATACAACGTCGCTGCTAAGTTAATGGCAGAGAAAATATATGAGGAGACGAAGGGCGTCGAAGAAGTCTACGTAAAGATTCTTAGCCAAATAGGAAAACCGATAGATAAACCGCAAGTCGTCTCAGTTGAGTACATACCATCCGACGGGTGTAGTGAAAACAGCTTAAATTATGAAATTGCAGAAATAGTGAACGATGGGTTAAGAAATATCAGAGATATAACAAGAATAGTCTTAGAGGGCAAGACCATTTTATTCTAG
- the cysS gene encoding cysteine--tRNA ligase, which produces MGIKVYNTLTRRLENFQPFEGNLVKMYVCGPTVQDMAHLGHARTYIAFDAIIRFLEYQGYRVFYVRNITDVGHIREDSGRDRILEGADREKLEPMELVDKYMLMFFEDMDALKLRRPNIQPRATMHILDMIEMIKSLIEKGYAYEVEGNVYFDVSKFPDYGKLSGIKYEELIKHRIEPDPRKRNPADFALWKKAEKGYLLKWPSIWGEGFPGWHIECSVMSMKYLGPQIDIHGGGQELILPHHENEIAQSETFTGKKPFVKYWLHTGYLTIAGEKMSKSLGNFVTIREVLKKYDADTIRFFVLSSHYRSNIDYNEEAIKRAEHAVNRIRSTLRELYYEKEDARPGDDETASTICIEMKRRFVEAMEMDFNTPEALSVLHELVRKANMYLSSRIVTKAGIDAYYNTTLELCRSIGLLQDFKPEAGIDNLIASRVLQVLLNLREELRKRGMYDLSDRIREDLKEVGILIEDTKEGQKIRLKG; this is translated from the coding sequence ATGGGAATAAAAGTTTATAACACCCTTACCAGACGGTTGGAAAATTTTCAACCCTTTGAAGGCAATCTTGTGAAGATGTACGTATGTGGACCGACTGTCCAAGACATGGCACATTTGGGTCATGCAAGAACCTACATAGCCTTCGATGCTATAATAAGATTTCTTGAATACCAGGGGTACAGGGTTTTTTATGTGAGAAATATCACAGACGTCGGACATATAAGAGAGGACTCTGGAAGGGATAGAATACTTGAAGGTGCTGACAGGGAAAAGCTTGAACCAATGGAGCTCGTGGATAAGTACATGTTGATGTTCTTCGAAGATATGGACGCATTAAAACTCAGAAGACCGAACATACAACCTAGGGCAACGATGCATATATTGGACATGATTGAGATGATTAAATCACTAATAGAAAAGGGATATGCGTATGAGGTAGAAGGCAACGTATACTTCGACGTCTCCAAATTCCCAGACTACGGTAAGCTATCCGGAATAAAATATGAGGAACTCATTAAACATAGGATAGAGCCTGACCCGAGGAAGAGGAACCCAGCCGACTTTGCACTTTGGAAGAAAGCTGAAAAAGGTTATCTGTTAAAATGGCCTAGTATATGGGGTGAGGGGTTTCCCGGGTGGCATATAGAATGCTCGGTCATGAGTATGAAATACTTAGGACCGCAGATAGATATACACGGTGGGGGACAAGAGCTCATACTACCCCATCATGAAAACGAGATAGCCCAGTCAGAGACTTTTACGGGTAAGAAACCTTTTGTTAAGTATTGGCTCCATACAGGCTATCTAACGATAGCCGGTGAAAAGATGTCAAAATCTCTAGGAAACTTCGTGACGATAAGGGAAGTATTAAAAAAGTATGATGCCGACACTATAAGATTTTTCGTACTGTCTTCACATTACAGAAGCAACATAGATTATAACGAGGAAGCGATAAAGAGGGCAGAACATGCTGTCAATAGGATTAGGTCTACATTAAGAGAACTGTATTACGAAAAAGAAGATGCGCGTCCTGGAGACGACGAAACAGCATCGACCATTTGTATAGAAATGAAGAGAAGATTTGTAGAAGCCATGGAGATGGATTTCAACACTCCTGAAGCCCTCTCTGTACTTCATGAACTAGTACGTAAAGCGAACATGTATCTCTCTTCAAGGATTGTGACAAAAGCAGGAATCGATGCTTACTATAACACGACACTAGAGCTTTGCAGATCCATAGGTCTTTTACAAGACTTTAAACCAGAGGCTGGAATAGATAATTTAATTGCTTCTAGGGTTTTGCAGGTGCTACTTAATCTCAGAGAGGAATTGAGAAAGAGAGGCATGTATGATCTGAGTGACCGTATAAGAGAAGATCTCAAAGAGGTTGGGATACTCATCGAAGATACGAAAGAGGGGCAAAAGATTAGATTGAAGGGATAA